Within the Salvia hispanica cultivar TCC Black 2014 chromosome 4, UniMelb_Shisp_WGS_1.0, whole genome shotgun sequence genome, the region CGTCCCGCTGCCCTCTCGCTTCGATGCTATGCGTGTGGCATTGCTCTTCATTGACACCATTGTCAAGCACCACGGCTTCCCGAGGACACTTGTGTCTGACAGAGATACTGTCTTTCTCAATGCGACCTGGGAGAATATGCTCACATTGAGCGGTACAAAGTTGCACTTTACTACGGCATATCACCCACAATCCGATGGCCAGACCGAAGTTAGGAACCGTGGCCTTGAGCAGTATTTGCGTGTCTTTGCAGCGGATGGACCGTCTAAATGGTCTAATCTTCTTCCGTGGGCCGAATTGGCACTCAATTGCTTCCATCATGAAGGGTTAGGTACATCTCCATTTCATGCCTTATATGGCCGTGAACCACCTCCGTTGGTGGCTGCCCCTCCGTCTCGTTCTACACCTCCTACTGTAGCTGACTTGATTCGTCAGCGTGGTACGCTCCTTGTGGATTTGCGACGCAATATACAACGCTCACAGCAGCGTATGCGGGACACTGCAAACCGTCACCGTCGTGACGTCCAATTCGAGGTTGGTGACATGGTTCTCCTTAAGCTGCAACAATATCGCCAACATTCGGTGGCCCGACCCCTATCCGCGAAATTGGCTCGGAGATATTATGGTCCATTCAAAGTGTTACAGAGGATTGGACCTGTCGCATATCGTCTACAACTTCCCACTGGTGCCCGGATACACGACGTTTTTCATGTAAGCCTACTCCGAAAATTTGTTCAAGGTGAACCAGGTCCATATGCTGCTGACCTTCCTTCAGAGTTCATTGCCGGTCAGCCCCTCTCTACACCGGTTCAGATTTTGGAACACAGATCAGTTTTGTACAAGAACTACCTAGTGGATCAGGTACTTGTTCGTTGGTCTGGCGGCGATCAACCTACCCCGACTTGGGAGCCGCTGCAGGATATATTCCGTCGATTTCCCTCTTTGCTCCTTAAGGACAAGGACATCTCCATCGgagggggagttgatacgagtATCAATACACCTGCTGAGGAGGAGCCATCTGCTGTAAACCCAGACGAGGAAGAGGTACTCAACCATCAGAAGAAGAGGCAGCTGAGACCAAGAAGGATGATCAAGCCTCCAGAACGTTTTCAAGACTTTGTTCAGCATTAATGATGAAAAGTTTCATGTTATTATGCACTGTTATTTATCTTGCTTTTCCGTATTATAAGTGTGTAATAGGAtagtgataaggctaatttcatgcatcggttatgtggtgaaaaatcGCCTTTTTACTAggtctaacacaatttttaagccaggtgtgtgaaggaaatCGCTAGGTCCAGGAAGAGCTGAAGGCAGTGGACCAGCGAAGGAAAAAGGGCGAAAAAGTTAGCGAATTCGAGGAGAAAATGGCTGGACGAAGGGAGTCAAAAGCTGAGGGCAAAGAAGACTATTCACACAAGAGAGCCCCTGTTGTACCCACTtccacgcctatatatagaggagcatgcaacacacgaaatatacatgatttactctcagctcacacactcacacacacttgggaaaatgGGAATTTTGGGGTAGTTAGAGGTTTCATCTTCGGAGAAAGTCAGTGGTAACACCGCCCTCACGTAGGGCAAAGATACAATCATTTACATTCAgtttttgcacttttattccgtcgaacttcaacGTTTCCGAAGTCGATTGGTTGTTTGCTACTTACCGTTTAGTTTACGTCACGATGGTGttcattttgtgttgatttacgttgattctgtgttttgaggttttatttcagaagttgaatgttattctctgttttgAATGttatgtgcttgatctgggaaataggttgtggatctgtgcttgttgttgttgatctgtgGTTAATCGGCGAATCTGTAGCTATGGGTATAATTTTGGACGGAGTTTgtttcggatgcttggatccggagtggatttagcatccgaagtgtggatctgaacaggggaaaccgagttgtgcatggattttgaactttctgctttctttttactttacttcgtctagtagccgtagatctgccttagttttaattgttcttcgatTTTGTCGCTTTAATTTCTGTTGCTTCGTTTCGAATTACGTTCTCACTCTGTTTTTACTGGATGTTTCATGCcaattgttgaagaagatgatgtcgctgttagttagtactttagttagttgttttccagcttttcatccgtattttaccttttcagtaaatggtccccaccgtcagttgttttcccaggtctaggtaaatTTAGGAAGTAGTTCTTAAATCTAGTTGTTAGCATAGCAAATTTCAACACCAAgtctagtttaatttcctcaaccgtGGCAGCAgcaaacccaaaaatagttcccGAGTCTTTGAACATATTTATTTGCGCATTCATCtatgtgggatcgatccctacttacctgtgctaattttagtatacgtggttgagggttttgaagaggtattctgtgtgtccgagatcttccaacgttccgtgagttcctagaccccgTGATCTAGTGAATTAGCTGGACCAGGAAGCTTGATATTCCTTACTGTGCACACAGTCTAGACCAGCTACTTCAGATAGTGAGTCGAGCGTGTTTATAAGCTCCTTTCCGGGTTTTCTATGTGGTTCTTTCCCGGATCGCAAAAGAGAGTCGAACCATCCTAGGGtccttaatataaatagaagcTTGACTTgtcttatttaaaattaggaaataacaagctctattttattttatcttgctcTCTTTTTTCTCGCTAAAAATTACTCAAACTCAAAAGTGATCGACGGATAATGAATCCGCGACGCTCCATCGGTCCAAACACAACGGAGTCTCTTCATCGGAACTGCGATAAGAACCTTTGTCTTATCACAATTGTGTGATTATTGCACATTTATATGATGCAAGTGTTACCTGTTATAAACATTTGTATGGCGCAAGTATTCCCTGTCTTAAAAAATTCTATACTCATTTTATTCctatattaacaataaaattactattcaTGTCTCGCTTATATATACTTTCTCTGTTTCTTCGTAgttaagtcatttttctattttgaaaagtttcaTTATAATTAAGATTTCATATATGATAACAATTAATTCACTTTCTATTTCTACCTCATTCTATATCTTCCTTTATTtcctttactttattcatatttctattttaatctctctacttttttttcccttaCTTTATCTAATTTTCTTACTTACCCACTTAACACAttaaacatcaatttcttaaactcaTTCTCAACTAAgcctgcttattcggccggttcTGGTTCTAACCGGACCGGTTGACCGGTTaactgattttaaattttcatagaACGGAAgcggaaccgatcggttccggtttggaaccggccggttaagaaccggtcgattccggttccgaaccggaaccgatgtgtaattttaatccgaatttatttataattttaaatagttcaatactaaaaaaaataataatccaacatctagaaatataacaaataatacctaaaaattcaaataaatacacaaaaaatacaaatcaacaatacaataatattcatatatggataagagTGATACAAGTGTAGTAGGTCGGACTAGTCtatgttagcaattttttaataaaaaaaataagagttctaaactttagcaatttttttaaaaaaataagttttaaaattgaattctatTTTCCCCTTTTGTGGATAAACTAACATTCAATGGAATTTCTAATAGTAATTGATCTTATTGTGACTTTTTGTGGATAAACTAATATTCAACGGaacagttaataaattattcacaaacatGTTAAAATCGTATcttaaatgaattgttacataaaattgttaaagttaaatttctatcatacgaaatgatattgtatttgtatgagttctttggaaattaaaaacaaacttattaTGTCCTACTCATTGTAGTTAGTTCATCAAAAATGGATTGAGAAAATAATGGTAGATTCAAAGTTTTAcggtttaaacattttaaatacttcagaAATAGAGCTCGCAAATCTACCgatatttaaatctaaaaatcacttaatgtttcaaattattttaatttaattcaaaatgaattcaattaaattagatttattaatatgttaaattataaaatataaaattgaattataatccggTTTCCGGTtaggaaccggtcggttccgattccaaaccggaaccggttttatataaaaagttggAACCGGTACCGCCGGTTCCGATTTCTCAATTAACCGGCCAGTTCCGATTCCAATTCTGGTTAACTGAGAACTGGAGAACCGTTTAAGCACCCCTATTCTCAACCATGAAGGAACACAAAGAATCCATTAATGATGTGCTGTTAACTTTCcaaataactttaaaaaagaaattataaatgagaaatatgaaaatatttaatttttttcaaattttaaatttgtaaaatttttaaacattataaatattaaaatggaataaaaaaataaattcatagtCAGCCGTcgttataaatatgtaaaaagtatttaataatttaattttagtgaagtagTGCATAATTTACGGTTTTATTTTGCTATATTGAAATCTGTTTTATCCAACTGAACCGGATCACTAATTGGATCCGGAGCGACCGGTCtctctatttatttcattctcaACCGAAACCCTAGAAAGGATTTCTAAAACCCCAAATCTgttgaagaagagaaaaatgacGCAGAAGGGAAATCTCTTCAAAGGGCAGAAGAAAAGTAAATCAGTTCCTCTCAATCGACATGGAAAAATGGCCCATACGCGAAAAGGTAACATAAATCGCAAGTTATACTCCATCAATTTATACCTTTACTTTCATAGTCTAATTAACCATATTATCTGATACTCCATTATCAAGGAAAGAAAGTTGCGAAGCCATCAAAGGTCACTAAAGCGATGGATGCTGATAGGGTATGTCTCATTtttgtgctttttttttttgtattgtcTTGTTGTTTAAAACAGTTTAAATCCAAGTGATTTGTATGGCTATTAATGTGATTTTACTCTTCCCttttaatcaatataaatCATAAGTTTTGTTAGGTCATcaattctaaaaatttatgCAGTTAGTCGGCTTTTGGGGATGAGTTTTACTTTGACTCTCATCCATTATGGTAGAGTTGCCAAAGTAGCTGTACAGATTGATACTTCCTCTGgccctgaaaagtatgaacatttagttcggcatgagttttaatgcataattggtaaactaagatagatagaaagaaaaagtaattaatgtatttttagtggagaatgggtctcaccttattagagagaagagtaaataaataaaattaaaaagttcatactttcccgtgacggactaaaatggaaatagttcatacttttcagggacggagggagtactatttattgttTCTTGCACATAGTACACTTTCTGATGCGTAACATTCATTTGGGGATTGGTTTAACTCAAGGATAATCGAAGCTTGTGCTTTATCAAACCCAGTCTAGCTCAGCCTCTTAGCTGAATGTATTGTTTAAAACCTGCAATGGCCTTGATGGTATAATTGTCTTCACCTGACTTCTGTACCTTAAAACACTAGCTagcttttaaataaaatctgtTGATACCTGAGTTGCCTTCAACAATTAACATGTGTCGAAAAGACTGGAAGTTGGTGTGCCTGCTTAAGATGCGATTAGAAGCCGGTCTAAATTCAAAAGGGAATAGTTCTATAGCAAATAAACAGGATAGGTCATGTATACTAAAGTTGTATAGATGGTCTCATCAATCTTGGCTACTTTTCTTCTTTAACGAATTGAATCAAGTAGCTTTAGGACTTGTTCAAGTTCTTTGGTATGGATAGGGAATAAATAAATCTGGATGGGTTTTGGGCGTGTAGGGCCCACATATATACCATCCATATCAGGTGTTCATTGTTCCAGATATAGCTCTTGAAGTAATCAATTTcgaattttatagtataatttttttaagggGTTTAAAAACCATTGTGACCAAAATAGACCAAAATACCGACACTGAGACATCTGATTTTGGGGAGAAAAAATTTGGGAGGGGTAAAATTGCCAATTCAGCTTCATTTCTGGGTGTGGACTTCAATGCAGCTCCATTTACCACCCAATGACTGAGAATTGATTTATGCACATAACATAGAGCAACAGTGTGGGCCTTGAATTCTAACTAAGGCTTGGAACTTGAACACTAGTATTGGGCCGGATTTGAACACATATCTGGGTATAACATGGAACTTGAACAAGTCCTTAGTTTAGTGATATCCATTGTAGCTTAACTCCTATTTTCAGCAAAGCTGATCTATGTTAATATTGTTTGA harbors:
- the LOC125219172 gene encoding uncharacterized protein LOC125219172; its protein translation is MTQKGNLFKGQKKSKSVPLNRHGKMAHTRKGKKVAKPSKVTKAMDADREVSKFINHCNEMKAVTIANKDGGYLSIVKSPTESSSGGGGKK